A single Klebsiella variicola DNA region contains:
- a CDS encoding oxidoreductase, whose translation MTLHCAFIGFGKSTTRYHLPYVLHRKDRWHVAHIYRRRAKPEEQAPQYSHIHFTSDLDDVLNDPQVNLVVVCTHADSHFEYAKKALEAGKNVLVEKPFTPTLEEAKTLFSLANSKGLTVTPYQNRRFDSCFLTTKKVIESGKLGELVEIESHFDNYRPVAETNPGGPQNGEFYGLGVHTLDQIISLFGRPDHVSYDLRSLRNKANPDDTFEAQLFYGDLKAIVKTSHLVQIDYPKFIVHGHKGSFVKYGIDQQETSLKANIMPGEPGFGADDSVGELVYVNEAGETVREAVPLETGDYGRVYDALYETLVNGQPNYVKESDVLTNMEILERGFEQPSPATITLAK comes from the coding sequence ATGACTCTGCACTGCGCATTTATTGGCTTCGGCAAAAGTACCACCCGCTACCATCTTCCTTACGTTTTGCACCGCAAAGACCGTTGGCATGTGGCGCATATCTACCGCCGCCGGGCGAAGCCCGAGGAGCAGGCGCCGCAGTATTCCCATATCCATTTCACCAGCGATCTTGATGACGTGTTAAACGACCCACAGGTCAATCTGGTGGTGGTCTGCACCCACGCCGACAGTCATTTCGAATATGCGAAAAAGGCGCTGGAGGCGGGGAAAAACGTGCTGGTGGAAAAGCCGTTCACCCCGACGCTTGAGGAAGCAAAAACCCTGTTTTCCCTGGCAAACAGCAAAGGTCTCACGGTGACGCCCTACCAGAATCGCCGTTTCGACTCCTGCTTCCTGACCACCAAAAAGGTGATTGAGAGCGGGAAACTCGGCGAACTGGTGGAGATCGAAAGTCATTTTGATAACTACCGCCCGGTGGCGGAGACCAACCCCGGCGGCCCGCAAAACGGCGAGTTCTATGGCCTTGGCGTACATACCCTGGATCAGATCATTTCGCTGTTCGGCCGTCCGGACCATGTCTCTTACGATCTGCGCTCGCTGCGCAATAAAGCCAACCCGGATGACACCTTTGAGGCCCAACTGTTCTACGGCGATCTGAAGGCCATCGTCAAAACCAGCCACCTGGTGCAGATCGACTACCCGAAATTCATCGTTCACGGCCATAAAGGTTCGTTTGTGAAATACGGCATTGACCAGCAGGAGACCAGCCTGAAGGCCAATATCATGCCGGGCGAGCCGGGTTTTGGCGCGGACGACAGCGTCGGCGAGCTGGTGTACGTCAACGAGGCGGGGGAGACGGTGCGTGAAGCGGTGCCGCTGGAGACCGGCGACTACGGTCGGGTGTACGACGCGCTGTATGAAACTCTCGTCAACGGCCAGCCGAATTACGTCAAGGAATCTGACGTTCTCACCAATATGGAGATCCTGGAGCGCGGCTTTGAACAGCCTTCTCCGGCCACCATCACCCTGGCAAAATAA
- the glgX gene encoding glycogen debranching protein GlgX: protein MTSLAAGKPAPLGASYDGKGVNFALFSAHAERVELCVFDEQGNEQRVDLPARSGDIWHGWLDAAGPGLRYGYRVHGPWDPAQGHRFNPAKLLLDPCAYRVEGDLPDDERLHGGMWEPDHRDSAAIAPKSQVVDLHYDWRGDKPPRTPWGETVIYEAHVKGLTLLHPQLPEAIRGTYKALGHPVMIAYFKSLGISALELLPVAQFASEPRLQRMGLSNYWGYNPLAWFALDPRYASDPARALDEFRDAVKALHAAGIEVILDIVLNHSAEIDLEGPTVSLRGIDNRSYYWVREDGDYHNWTGCGNTLNLSHPGVVEWARQCLRFWVDECHVDGFRFDLASVMGRTPEFRQDAPLFEAIRRDSVLSQVKLIAEPWDIGPGGYQVANFPPLFAEWNDHFRDISRRFWLQQNVSLGDFAQRFAASSDLFARDGKRPSATVNLVTAHDGFTLRDCVCFNQKHNEANGEENRDGTNNNYSNNHGIEGLDANLAVIERRRASVHALLTTLLLAQGTPMLLAGDEQGHSQHGNNNAYCQDNALTWLDWRQANPGLTAFTAALIHLRRRIPALTRNRWWQEGDGNVRWLNCNAQPLTAGEWQQGAACMQIQLSDRWLLTLNATAEVVDMVLPEGEWRAVPPFAGEDNPVIMAVWHGPAHGVCVFQRS, encoded by the coding sequence ATGACCTCACTTGCGGCAGGCAAACCTGCGCCGTTGGGCGCCAGCTATGACGGCAAGGGCGTGAATTTCGCCCTCTTCTCCGCCCATGCCGAGCGGGTGGAGCTGTGCGTATTCGACGAGCAGGGTAACGAGCAACGCGTCGATCTCCCGGCGCGCAGCGGCGACATCTGGCACGGCTGGCTGGACGCTGCCGGGCCGGGCCTGCGCTACGGCTATCGGGTGCATGGTCCCTGGGACCCGGCGCAGGGGCACCGCTTTAACCCGGCGAAGCTGCTGCTCGATCCCTGCGCGTATCGGGTCGAGGGCGATCTGCCGGATGACGAACGCCTGCATGGTGGAATGTGGGAGCCGGATCATCGCGACAGCGCCGCAATCGCGCCAAAATCGCAAGTGGTGGATCTGCATTACGACTGGCGGGGCGATAAGCCGCCGCGTACCCCGTGGGGGGAAACGGTGATTTATGAAGCGCACGTGAAAGGACTCACCCTGCTGCACCCGCAGCTGCCGGAAGCCATTCGCGGAACTTATAAGGCGCTGGGCCACCCGGTGATGATCGCTTACTTCAAATCGCTGGGCATCAGCGCCCTCGAGCTGTTGCCGGTAGCGCAGTTCGCCAGCGAGCCGCGACTGCAGCGGATGGGCTTGAGCAACTACTGGGGCTACAACCCGCTGGCATGGTTCGCGCTGGATCCGCGCTATGCCAGCGATCCCGCGCGTGCCCTCGATGAGTTTCGTGATGCGGTTAAGGCGCTTCATGCCGCCGGCATCGAGGTGATTCTGGATATCGTGCTCAACCATAGCGCGGAAATTGATCTCGAAGGGCCCACCGTCTCCCTGCGCGGAATCGACAACCGTAGCTATTATTGGGTAAGGGAGGATGGCGATTATCACAACTGGACCGGCTGCGGTAATACGCTCAATCTCAGCCACCCCGGGGTGGTGGAATGGGCGCGCCAGTGTTTGCGCTTCTGGGTGGATGAGTGCCATGTCGACGGCTTTCGCTTCGACCTCGCCTCAGTGATGGGGCGGACGCCGGAATTCCGCCAGGATGCGCCGCTGTTCGAGGCTATCCGCCGCGACAGCGTGCTGTCGCAGGTGAAACTGATTGCGGAACCCTGGGATATCGGCCCGGGCGGCTATCAGGTGGCTAATTTCCCACCGCTGTTCGCCGAATGGAATGACCATTTTCGCGATATTTCCCGTCGTTTCTGGCTGCAGCAAAACGTCTCCCTCGGTGACTTTGCGCAACGCTTCGCGGCCTCCAGCGATCTCTTTGCTCGCGATGGCAAACGGCCATCGGCGACGGTGAACCTGGTGACGGCCCACGATGGCTTCACGCTCCGCGACTGCGTCTGTTTCAATCAGAAACACAATGAGGCAAACGGGGAGGAGAATCGCGATGGGACTAACAATAACTACAGCAACAATCATGGTATAGAGGGATTAGACGCCAATCTTGCGGTGATTGAACGGCGGCGCGCCAGCGTGCATGCGCTATTGACGACGCTGCTGCTGGCTCAGGGGACGCCAATGCTGCTGGCGGGCGATGAGCAGGGCCACAGCCAGCACGGCAACAATAATGCCTACTGCCAGGATAACGCGTTGACCTGGCTGGACTGGCGTCAGGCGAACCCGGGATTAACCGCGTTTACCGCGGCGCTGATCCACCTGCGCCGTCGCATTCCAGCGCTCACCCGCAACCGCTGGTGGCAGGAGGGCGATGGCAATGTCCGCTGGCTTAATTGCAACGCCCAGCCGCTGACTGCCGGGGAGTGGCAGCAGGGCGCAGCGTGTATGCAGATCCAGTTGTCTGATCGCTGGCTGCTCACGCTGAACGCCACCGCAGAGGTGGTCGATATGGTTTTACCTGAGGGGGAATGGCGCGCCGTTCCTCCCTTCGCCGGAGAGGATAATCCGGTCATCATGGCTGTCTGGCATGGGCCCGCGCACGGAGTGTGCGTATTTCAAAGGTCGTAA
- the gntK gene encoding gluconokinase, whose translation MSTTNHDHHVYVLMGVSGSGKSAVASEVAHQLHAAFLDGDFLHPRSNITKMASGEPLNDDDRTPWLQALNDAAFAMQRTNKVSLIVCSALKKSYRDILRKGNPNLSFIYLKGDFDVIENRLKARKGHFFKTQMLVTQFETLQEPGADESDVLIVDIDQPLEGVVASTIEVINKGSH comes from the coding sequence TTGAGCACGACTAATCATGATCACCACGTCTATGTTCTGATGGGCGTTTCCGGCAGCGGGAAATCCGCTGTCGCCAGCGAAGTGGCGCATCAACTGCATGCCGCGTTTCTCGACGGCGACTTTTTGCATCCGCGCAGCAACATCACCAAGATGGCCTCCGGTGAGCCGCTGAACGATGATGACCGCACGCCGTGGCTGCAGGCGCTGAATGACGCCGCGTTTGCTATGCAGCGTACCAACAAGGTGTCGCTGATCGTCTGCTCGGCGCTGAAGAAGAGCTATCGCGACATTCTGCGCAAGGGCAACCCGAACCTCTCCTTCATCTATCTGAAAGGCGATTTCGACGTGATCGAAAACCGTCTGAAGGCACGCAAAGGACACTTCTTCAAAACCCAAATGTTGGTGACGCAGTTTGAAACGCTGCAGGAACCAGGCGCCGACGAGAGCGATGTGCTTATCGTCGATATCGACCAGCCGCTGGAAGGCGTGGTGGCCAGCACCATCGAGGTGATCAACAAAGGCAGTCACTAG
- the gntR gene encoding gluconate operon transcriptional repressor GntR, which yields MKKKRPVLQDVADLVGVTKMTVSRYLRNPEQVSEALRGKIAVALDELGYIPNRAPDILSNATSRAIGVLLPSLTNQVFSEVLRGIESVTDAFGYQTMLAHYGYKPEMEEKRLESMLSWNIDGLILTERTHTPRTLKMIEVAGIPVVELMDSRSPCLDIAVGFDNFEAARQMTAAIIARGHRHVAYLGARLDERTIIKQKGYEQAMLDAGMTPYSVMVEQSSSYSSGIELMRQARREYPQLDGIFCTNDDLAVGAAFECQRLGLKIPDDMAIAGFHGHDIGQVMEPRLASVLTPRERMGRIGAERLLARIRGEAITPKMLDLGFTLSPGGSI from the coding sequence ATGAAAAAGAAAAGACCCGTACTTCAGGATGTAGCCGATCTTGTCGGCGTGACCAAAATGACGGTCAGTCGCTATTTACGCAACCCGGAGCAGGTCTCCGAAGCGCTGCGTGGCAAGATTGCCGTTGCCCTCGATGAACTGGGTTATATTCCCAATCGCGCCCCTGACATTCTCTCCAACGCGACCAGCCGCGCCATCGGCGTGCTGCTGCCGTCGTTAACTAACCAGGTCTTCTCGGAAGTGCTGCGCGGTATCGAAAGCGTCACCGACGCTTTCGGCTATCAAACCATGCTGGCGCACTACGGCTATAAGCCGGAAATGGAAGAGAAACGCCTCGAATCGATGCTCTCCTGGAACATTGACGGCCTGATCCTCACCGAACGAACTCATACGCCTCGCACCCTGAAGATGATTGAAGTCGCCGGCATTCCGGTGGTGGAGCTGATGGACAGCCGGTCGCCGTGCCTCGATATCGCCGTCGGGTTTGATAACTTTGAAGCCGCCCGGCAGATGACCGCAGCGATTATCGCCCGCGGCCACCGCCACGTCGCCTATCTGGGGGCGCGTCTCGATGAACGAACTATCATCAAACAGAAGGGGTATGAGCAGGCGATGCTCGACGCCGGGATGACGCCCTATAGCGTGATGGTGGAGCAGTCTTCGTCCTACTCGTCGGGTATTGAGCTGATGCGTCAGGCGCGCCGCGAATATCCGCAGCTTGACGGTATCTTCTGTACCAACGATGACCTTGCGGTCGGCGCGGCGTTTGAATGCCAGCGTCTGGGGCTGAAGATCCCCGATGATATGGCGATCGCCGGGTTCCACGGCCATGATATCGGCCAGGTGATGGAGCCGCGTCTCGCCAGCGTCCTGACCCCGCGCGAGCGGATGGGACGCATCGGCGCCGAACGGCTGCTGGCGCGCATTCGTGGTGAAGCGATTACCCCTAAGATGTTAGATTTAGGTTTCACATTGTCACCGGGCGGATCAATTTAA
- the glgB gene encoding 1,4-alpha-glucan branching enzyme, with translation MSNHIDRDVINALIAGHFADPFSVLGMHRTDAGLEVRALLPDATDVWVIEPKTGRKVGKLECLDSRGFFSGVLPRRKNAFRYQLAVTWHGQQNLIDDPYRFGPLLQDLDVWLLSEGTHLRPYETLGAHAATMDGVTGTRFSVWAPNARRVSVVGQFNYWDGRRHPMRFRKESGIWELFVPGAHNGQLYKFELIDAHGHLRVKADPYAFESQMRPESASLICDLPPKVEQPADRKAANQFDAPISIYEVHLGSWRRHTDNNFWLSYRELADQLVPYAKWMGFTHLELLPVNEHPFDGSWGYQPTGLYAPTRRFGTRDDFRYFINAAHAAGLNVILDWVPGHFPADDFALASFDGTSLYEHSDPREGYHQDWNTLIYNYGRREVSNFLVGNALYWIERFGIDALRVDAVASMIYRDYSRKAGEWIPNEYGGRENLEAIEFLRSTNRILGEQTPGAVTMAEESTDFAGVTRPPAGGGLGFWFKWNLGWMHDTLDYMKLDPVHRRYHHDKMTFGMLYNYTENFVLPLSHDEVVHGKKSILDRMPGDAWQKFANLRAYYGWLFAFPGKKLLFMGNEFAQGREWNHDGSLDWHLLEGGDNWHHGVQRLVRDLNHTYRHHKALHELDFDPYGFEWLVVDDHERSVFVFVRRDRAGNEIIVASNFTPVPRHDYRFGINQPGRWREALNTDSMHYHGSNQGNGGVVESDAIASHGREHSLSLTLPPLATIWLVREAQ, from the coding sequence ATGTCTAATCATATTGATAGAGACGTGATTAATGCGCTAATCGCCGGTCATTTCGCGGATCCCTTTTCCGTGCTCGGCATGCACCGAACTGACGCCGGGCTGGAAGTGCGCGCATTATTACCCGATGCCACCGACGTGTGGGTTATTGAACCGAAAACCGGACGCAAAGTCGGCAAGCTCGAATGCCTCGACTCGCGTGGTTTCTTCAGCGGCGTCCTGCCACGTCGCAAAAACGCCTTTCGCTATCAGCTGGCCGTCACCTGGCACGGGCAGCAGAATCTGATTGATGACCCTTATCGCTTTGGTCCGCTGTTGCAGGATCTTGATGTCTGGCTGCTGTCCGAAGGGACCCACCTGCGCCCTTACGAAACGCTGGGCGCGCACGCTGCCACCATGGACGGCGTCACCGGTACCCGTTTCTCGGTGTGGGCGCCGAATGCCCGCCGCGTGTCGGTGGTGGGGCAGTTTAACTACTGGGATGGCAGACGCCACCCGATGCGATTCCGCAAAGAGTCCGGGATCTGGGAGCTGTTCGTTCCCGGCGCGCATAATGGCCAGCTGTATAAATTCGAACTGATTGACGCCCACGGCCATCTGCGGGTCAAAGCCGACCCTTACGCCTTTGAGTCGCAAATGCGTCCGGAAAGCGCCTCGCTTATCTGCGACCTGCCGCCCAAAGTGGAACAGCCGGCGGACCGCAAAGCGGCGAACCAGTTTGATGCCCCGATCTCTATCTATGAAGTGCATCTCGGCTCCTGGCGCCGTCATACCGATAATAATTTCTGGCTGAGCTACCGCGAGCTGGCCGACCAGCTGGTGCCCTACGCGAAATGGATGGGCTTCACCCATCTCGAACTGCTGCCGGTTAACGAGCACCCGTTCGACGGCAGCTGGGGCTATCAACCCACCGGGCTCTATGCGCCGACCCGCCGTTTCGGCACCCGCGACGATTTCCGTTACTTTATCAACGCCGCGCACGCCGCCGGGCTGAACGTCATTCTTGACTGGGTGCCCGGCCACTTCCCGGCGGATGATTTTGCCCTTGCCTCGTTTGACGGTACTTCGCTGTATGAGCACAGCGATCCACGCGAGGGATATCACCAGGACTGGAATACCCTGATCTACAACTATGGTCGCCGCGAAGTCAGCAACTTCCTCGTCGGTAACGCGCTGTACTGGATCGAGCGCTTCGGTATTGATGCCCTGCGGGTCGACGCGGTGGCCTCAATGATCTATCGCGATTACAGCCGCAAGGCAGGTGAGTGGATCCCCAACGAATACGGCGGCCGGGAAAATCTGGAAGCTATTGAGTTTCTGCGCAGCACCAACCGCATCCTCGGCGAACAGACGCCGGGCGCGGTGACGATGGCGGAAGAGTCCACCGATTTTGCCGGGGTGACCCGTCCGCCAGCCGGCGGCGGCCTCGGTTTCTGGTTCAAATGGAACCTCGGCTGGATGCACGACACCCTGGATTACATGAAGCTCGATCCGGTGCATCGCCGCTACCATCATGACAAAATGACCTTCGGCATGCTCTACAACTACACCGAAAATTTTGTGCTGCCGCTCTCCCACGATGAAGTGGTGCACGGCAAAAAATCGATTCTCGACCGCATGCCGGGGGATGCTTGGCAGAAGTTTGCCAACCTGCGCGCCTACTACGGCTGGCTGTTCGCCTTCCCGGGTAAAAAACTGCTGTTTATGGGCAATGAGTTCGCTCAAGGCCGCGAGTGGAACCACGACGGCAGCCTCGACTGGCATCTGCTGGAGGGCGGCGACAACTGGCACCACGGCGTCCAGCGACTGGTGCGCGACCTGAACCATACCTACCGTCACCATAAAGCGCTGCACGAGCTGGATTTCGACCCCTACGGTTTCGAATGGCTGGTGGTCGATGACCATGAGCGTTCGGTGTTTGTCTTTGTGCGCCGCGACCGGGCCGGGAATGAGATTATCGTCGCCAGCAACTTCACGCCGGTGCCGCGCCATGACTACCGCTTCGGCATTAACCAGCCGGGACGCTGGCGCGAGGCGTTGAATACCGACTCCATGCACTATCACGGCAGCAACCAGGGTAACGGCGGTGTGGTGGAGAGCGACGCGATCGCCAGCCATGGCCGCGAACATTCGCTATCGTTGACCCTGCCTCCGCTGGCGACGATCTGGCTGGTCCGGGAGGCGCAATGA
- the gntU gene encoding gluconate transporter has protein sequence MSTLTLVLTAVGSVLLLLFLVMKARMHAFVALMVVSIGAGLFSGMPLDKIAATMEKGMGGTLGFLAIVVALGAMFGKILHETGAVDQIAVKMLKSFGHNRAHYAIGLAGLICALPLFFEVAIVLLISVAFSMARHTGTNLVKLVIPLFAGVAAAAAFLLPGPAPMLLASQMHADFGWMILIGLCAAIPGMIIAGPLWGNFISRYVELHIPDDISEPHLGEGKMPSFGFSLSLILLPLVLVGLKTIAARFVPVGSTAYEWFEFIGHPFTAILVACLVAIYGLAMRQGMAKDRVMEICGHALQPAGIILLVIGAGGVFKQVLVDSGVGPALGEALTGLGLPIAITCFVLAAAVRIIQGSATVACLTAVGLVMPVIEQLNYSGAQMAALSICIAGGSIVVSHVNDAGFWLFGKFTGATEAQTLKTWTMMETILGTTGAIVGMIAFQLLS, from the coding sequence GTGAGTACTTTAACGCTTGTTTTAACAGCAGTCGGCTCGGTATTGCTGCTGCTGTTTTTAGTCATGAAAGCGCGGATGCACGCCTTCGTGGCTTTGATGGTGGTTTCTATTGGTGCAGGTCTTTTCTCCGGCATGCCGCTGGATAAAATCGCGGCGACGATGGAGAAAGGGATGGGCGGTACGCTGGGCTTCCTGGCGATCGTCGTCGCGCTCGGCGCGATGTTCGGTAAGATCCTGCATGAAACGGGGGCGGTCGATCAGATTGCCGTCAAGATGCTCAAATCCTTCGGCCACAACCGCGCGCACTATGCGATTGGTCTTGCCGGTCTTATCTGCGCGCTGCCGCTGTTCTTCGAAGTGGCCATTGTCCTGCTGATCAGCGTCGCTTTCTCGATGGCGCGCCATACCGGCACTAACCTCGTGAAGCTGGTGATCCCGCTGTTTGCCGGGGTGGCCGCCGCCGCCGCGTTCCTGCTTCCCGGGCCGGCGCCGATGCTGCTGGCGTCGCAAATGCACGCCGACTTTGGCTGGATGATCCTGATTGGCCTGTGCGCCGCGATCCCGGGGATGATTATCGCCGGTCCGTTGTGGGGTAACTTCATTAGCCGCTACGTTGAGCTGCATATTCCTGACGATATCAGCGAACCGCATCTCGGCGAAGGAAAAATGCCCTCCTTCGGCTTTAGCCTGTCGCTGATCCTGCTGCCGCTGGTGCTGGTGGGTCTAAAAACCATCGCCGCGCGCTTTGTGCCGGTGGGTTCCACTGCCTACGAATGGTTCGAGTTTATCGGCCATCCGTTCACCGCGATCCTGGTTGCCTGCCTGGTCGCGATCTACGGCCTGGCGATGCGCCAGGGGATGGCGAAAGACCGCGTGATGGAGATCTGTGGCCACGCGCTGCAGCCGGCGGGGATTATCCTGCTGGTGATCGGCGCCGGCGGCGTCTTCAAGCAGGTGCTGGTTGACTCCGGCGTCGGCCCGGCGCTCGGCGAAGCGCTGACAGGCCTGGGTCTGCCGATTGCGATTACCTGCTTCGTGTTGGCGGCTGCCGTCCGTATCATTCAGGGCTCTGCCACCGTTGCTTGTCTGACGGCGGTTGGCCTGGTGATGCCGGTCATTGAGCAACTGAACTACAGCGGCGCGCAGATGGCAGCGTTGTCTATCTGTATCGCCGGCGGCTCGATTGTGGTGAGCCACGTGAACGATGCCGGCTTCTGGCTGTTCGGTAAATTTACCGGTGCGACGGAAGCCCAGACGCTGAAAACCTGGACCATGATGGAAACCATCCTGGGTACCACCGGGGCGATTGTCGGTATGATCGCTTTCCAGCTGCTGAGCTAA
- a CDS encoding bactofilin family protein, with the protein MDKQYFAINGTLFFWLLGLIAWSVDAIALARLAAACALVAFLLHSQRNKINAMFIKKNKTEPQASEAATFPAINPEPEAVASKKHETTIIASGVHFVGNIVASGHVYIHGQLTGNIEAKEHLIKIMREGQVEGNISCRELIIDGKVQGQCHGDSITIEEHGHLDGTLAYRALAIKKGGVFSGRAEMLAAAENKSHILGLVADTPSKADAEPARPQSA; encoded by the coding sequence ATGGACAAACAGTATTTCGCCATAAACGGCACCCTTTTTTTCTGGCTTCTTGGACTGATCGCCTGGTCTGTCGATGCCATCGCGCTGGCGCGCCTGGCGGCCGCCTGCGCGCTTGTCGCTTTCCTCCTCCATAGCCAACGGAACAAGATTAACGCGATGTTTATTAAGAAAAATAAAACGGAACCTCAAGCGTCAGAAGCAGCCACATTTCCGGCAATAAACCCAGAACCCGAAGCGGTCGCCAGCAAAAAACACGAGACCACGATCATCGCCAGCGGGGTACATTTCGTCGGCAATATCGTCGCCAGCGGCCATGTCTATATTCACGGCCAGTTGACCGGCAACATTGAGGCCAAAGAGCATCTGATTAAGATAATGCGTGAAGGCCAGGTGGAGGGCAACATCAGCTGCCGGGAGCTGATTATTGACGGCAAGGTGCAGGGCCAGTGTCATGGCGATAGCATCACCATCGAGGAGCACGGCCATCTGGATGGTACCCTCGCCTATCGCGCGCTGGCGATCAAGAAAGGCGGGGTTTTTAGCGGTCGCGCTGAAATGCTGGCCGCAGCGGAGAACAAAAGTCATATTCTCGGTCTGGTAGCAGACACGCCATCCAAAGCCGACGCGGAGCCCGCCAGGCCGCAGAGCGCCTGA
- a CDS encoding pirin family protein, whose product MIYLRKANERGHANHGWLDSWHTFSFANYYDPNFMGFSALRVINDDVIDAGQGFGTHPHKDMEILTYVLEGAVEHQDSMGNKEQVPAGEFQIMSAGTGVRHSEYNPSKTDRLRLYQIWIIPEETGITPRYEQRRFDAAQGKQLVLSPDARDGSLKVYQDMELYRWALLKDEQSVHQIAAERRVWIQVVKGEVTINGTKATTSDGLAIWDEQAISVHADSDSEILLFDLPPV is encoded by the coding sequence ATGATCTACTTACGCAAAGCGAACGAACGTGGCCACGCTAACCATGGTTGGCTGGATTCCTGGCATACTTTCTCTTTCGCCAACTATTATGACCCGAATTTTATGGGCTTCTCTGCCCTGCGGGTGATTAACGACGACGTCATCGACGCCGGTCAGGGCTTCGGTACCCATCCACACAAAGACATGGAAATCCTGACTTATGTGCTGGAAGGGGCGGTGGAGCACCAGGACAGTATGGGCAACAAAGAGCAGGTGCCGGCAGGCGAGTTCCAGATCATGAGTGCGGGTACCGGGGTGCGCCACTCTGAGTACAACCCGAGCAAAACCGATCGTCTGCGTCTGTATCAGATCTGGATTATTCCGGAAGAAACCGGCATTACCCCGCGCTACGAGCAGCGCCGCTTCGACGCCGCCCAGGGCAAACAGCTGGTGTTGTCGCCAGATGCGCGAGATGGCTCGCTGAAGGTGTACCAGGATATGGAACTCTATCGCTGGGCGCTGCTGAAAGATGAGCAGTCGGTTCACCAGATTGCCGCGGAACGCCGCGTGTGGATCCAGGTGGTGAAAGGCGAAGTGACCATCAACGGTACCAAAGCCACCACCAGCGACGGTTTGGCCATCTGGGACGAGCAGGCGATTTCGGTTCATGCCGACAGCGATAGCGAGATCCTGCTGTTCGATCTGCCGCCGGTTTGA
- the asd gene encoding aspartate-semialdehyde dehydrogenase, producing the protein MKNVGFIGWRGMVGSVLMQRMVEERDFDAIRPVFFSTSQLGQPAPSFGGSTGGTLQDAFDLDALKALDIIVTCQGGDYTNEIYPKLRESGWQGYWIDAASSLRMKDDAIIILDPVNQDVITAGLNNGVKTFVGGNCTVSLMLMSLGGLFAQDLVEWVSVATYQAASGGGARHMRELLSQMGQLHNHVAAELADPASAILDIERKVTSLTRSGELPVDNFGVPLAGSLIPWIDKQLDNGQSREEWKGQAETNKILATSSVIPVDGLCVRVGALRCHSQAFTIKLKKDVSIPTVEELLAAHNPWAKVVPNDREITMRELTPAAVTGTLTTPVGRLRKLNMGPEYLSAFTVGDQLLWGAAEPLRRMLRQLA; encoded by the coding sequence ATGAAAAATGTTGGTTTTATCGGCTGGCGCGGAATGGTCGGCTCTGTTCTCATGCAACGCATGGTTGAAGAGCGCGATTTCGACGCCATTCGCCCGGTGTTCTTCTCTACCTCCCAGCTGGGACAGCCAGCGCCGTCATTCGGCGGTAGCACCGGTGGCACGCTTCAGGATGCGTTCGATCTGGACGCGCTGAAGGCACTGGACATTATTGTCACGTGCCAGGGCGGCGATTACACCAACGAGATTTACCCGAAGCTGCGCGAAAGCGGCTGGCAGGGTTACTGGATTGACGCCGCCTCTTCGCTGCGCATGAAGGACGATGCGATCATTATCCTCGACCCGGTTAACCAGGACGTGATCACCGCCGGCCTGAATAATGGCGTCAAAACCTTTGTCGGCGGCAACTGTACCGTTAGCCTGATGCTGATGTCCCTCGGCGGCCTGTTTGCCCAGGATCTGGTGGAGTGGGTCAGCGTGGCAACGTACCAGGCGGCTTCCGGCGGCGGCGCGCGTCATATGCGCGAGCTGCTGAGCCAGATGGGTCAGCTGCACAACCATGTTGCGGCAGAGCTGGCGGATCCGGCTTCCGCCATTCTGGATATCGAGCGCAAAGTGACGTCGCTGACCCGCAGCGGCGAGCTGCCGGTGGATAACTTCGGCGTACCGCTGGCGGGCAGCCTGATCCCGTGGATCGACAAACAGCTGGATAACGGCCAGAGCCGCGAAGAGTGGAAAGGCCAGGCGGAGACCAACAAGATCCTCGCCACCTCGTCCGTTATCCCGGTAGACGGCCTGTGCGTCCGCGTTGGCGCGCTGCGCTGCCACAGCCAGGCGTTCACCATCAAGCTGAAGAAAGATGTGTCTATCCCGACCGTTGAGGAGCTGCTGGCCGCGCACAACCCGTGGGCCAAAGTGGTACCGAACGATCGTGAGATTACCATGCGCGAGCTGACCCCAGCCGCGGTGACGGGCACCCTGACCACCCCGGTCGGGCGCCTGCGTAAACTGAATATGGGGCCGGAGTATCTGTCGGCCTTTACCGTTGGCGACCAGCTGTTGTGGGGCGCTGCGGAGCCGCTGCGCCGGATGCTTCGCCAGCTGGCGTAA